In Zalophus californianus isolate mZalCal1 chromosome 4, mZalCal1.pri.v2, whole genome shotgun sequence, the following proteins share a genomic window:
- the LOC113934366 gene encoding V-type proton ATPase 16 kDa proteolipid subunit-like, with translation MSEAKNGPEYASFFAVTGASATMVFGTLGTAYGTAKSGTGMAAMSVMRPELIMKPIIPVVMAGIIAIYGLVVAVFIANSPNDGISLYRSFLQLGAGLSVGLSGLAAGFAIGIVGDAGVRGTAQQPRLFVDMTLILIFAEGFGLYGLIVALLLSTK, from the coding sequence ATGTCCGAGGCCAAGAATGGCCCCGAGTACGCCTCCTTTTTCGCGGTCACGGGCGCCTCAGCCACTATGGTCTTCGGCACCCTGGGTACCGCCTATGGTACAGCCAAGAGTGGCACCGGCATGGCGGCCATGTCCGTCATGCGGCCAGAACTGATCATGAAGCCCATCATCCCAGTGGTCATGGCTGGTATCATCGCCATCTATGGGCTGGTGGTGGCAGTCTTCATCGCTAATTCCCCGAATGATGGCATCAGCCTCTACAGGAGTTTCCTCCAGTTGGGTGCTGGCCTGAGTGTGGGCCTGAGCGGGCTGGCGGCTGGCTTTGCCATTGGCATCGTGGGGGACGCTGGTGTGCGTGGCACCGCCCAGCAGCCCCGGCTATTTGTGGACATGACCCTGATCCTCATCTTCGCCGAGGGGTTCGGCCTCTACGGTCTCATTGTTGCCCTCCTCCTCTCTACAAAGTAG